One genomic window of Gimesia chilikensis includes the following:
- a CDS encoding polyprenyl synthetase family protein, which produces MSIAPLDQESSEDKRVPAHDQAEGRASEDPKPVKRKRRSTSHLKAVPETLALREEMKAEAEKYVQRLDCSNPFTKAMLEDWSRELLAEMEQPEKFLGFMMVLIGNFFWKRQFLAIPFERRLLLLPHCLKHAEGCPAEYDEFGLDCEKCGACSIADYKVKAEKLGYKVLVAEGSPVVLKIIVGGYVDGILGVACLNVLEKSIDKVLIAGVPSYAVPLHSGDCKNTKMDEPWIWEVLEKYEPLEQPLTRSYLPTMRAANSLFEEHFDEILPPLRTKTEAAARTPLGKTEAIAYEWLKHGGKRFRPFITLAAYDALIKAQQDEAAGNSQTYPLGVQKAAMAIEVFHKASLIHDDIEDDDQYRYGQETLHRQHGTGMAINIGDYLIGIGYRLLNEARADIGAEAAADLVEKMAAAHLKLCEGQGAEMAWQESETFELSPLDALQIYALKTSPAFEAALYAGVRMTGSAGEYEELISSFSRQIGVGFQILNDLKDWRGDDNNKLISGQDALAMRPTLLLALALQAGDEQQKAELKDILNGGGPSDYARINRLRKIYESCDVFTKAEVLVDKSRDRAEELAESVQNEDLKQLLKFFCETVLAEETPEVKPDLPVLMPQPIA; this is translated from the coding sequence GTGTCCATTGCGCCTTTAGACCAGGAAAGTTCCGAAGACAAACGCGTCCCCGCTCACGATCAAGCTGAGGGCCGTGCTTCCGAAGATCCCAAACCGGTCAAAAGAAAACGCCGCAGTACCAGCCATCTCAAGGCGGTGCCGGAAACCCTTGCGCTGCGCGAAGAGATGAAAGCAGAAGCCGAGAAGTACGTGCAACGTCTCGACTGCTCCAATCCCTTCACCAAGGCGATGCTGGAAGACTGGTCGCGTGAACTGCTGGCGGAAATGGAACAGCCCGAAAAATTCCTCGGCTTCATGATGGTGCTGATCGGCAACTTCTTCTGGAAACGCCAGTTCCTCGCGATTCCCTTCGAACGCCGCCTGCTCCTCCTGCCGCACTGCCTGAAACACGCCGAAGGCTGTCCCGCGGAATACGATGAGTTCGGTCTCGACTGCGAAAAATGTGGTGCCTGCTCGATTGCCGACTACAAAGTCAAAGCCGAAAAGCTGGGCTACAAGGTGCTCGTCGCCGAAGGATCGCCCGTGGTCCTCAAGATCATCGTCGGCGGTTACGTGGACGGCATCCTCGGGGTGGCCTGTCTCAATGTGCTGGAAAAGTCGATCGACAAAGTCCTCATCGCCGGCGTTCCTTCCTACGCCGTACCGTTGCATTCAGGTGACTGTAAAAACACCAAGATGGACGAGCCCTGGATCTGGGAAGTCCTTGAGAAATACGAACCACTCGAACAGCCGCTGACCCGTAGCTATCTACCCACCATGCGGGCCGCCAACTCGCTGTTCGAAGAACACTTCGACGAAATTCTGCCGCCGCTCCGTACGAAAACCGAAGCCGCCGCCCGCACACCGCTGGGCAAGACCGAAGCCATCGCTTACGAATGGCTCAAGCATGGCGGCAAACGCTTCCGGCCCTTCATCACCCTGGCTGCCTACGATGCACTGATCAAGGCACAACAGGACGAGGCAGCAGGCAACAGTCAGACTTATCCGCTGGGCGTGCAGAAAGCCGCGATGGCCATCGAGGTCTTCCACAAAGCATCACTGATTCATGACGACATCGAAGACGATGACCAGTACCGTTACGGTCAGGAAACCCTGCACCGTCAGCACGGCACCGGCATGGCCATCAACATCGGCGACTACCTGATCGGCATCGGATACCGGCTGCTCAACGAGGCCCGGGCCGACATCGGTGCTGAAGCCGCCGCAGACCTGGTCGAAAAAATGGCCGCCGCACATCTCAAGCTCTGTGAAGGGCAGGGGGCTGAAATGGCCTGGCAGGAAAGTGAGACCTTCGAACTCTCCCCGCTGGACGCCCTGCAGATCTACGCACTCAAAACGTCGCCCGCATTCGAAGCCGCCCTCTATGCCGGCGTGCGGATGACCGGCTCCGCAGGCGAGTACGAAGAACTCATCTCCTCCTTCTCACGTCAGATCGGTGTCGGCTTCCAGATTCTGAACGACCTCAAAGACTGGCGCGGCGACGACAATAACAAGCTCATCTCCGGTCAGGACGCCCTCGCGATGCGGCCTACCCTGTTACTCGCCCTGGCCCTGCAGGCCGGCGACGAACAGCAGAAAGCCGAGCTCAAAGACATTCTCAACGGCGGCGGTCCATCGGACTACGCACGCATCAACCGGCTGCGAAAAATCTACGAATCCTGCGATGTCTTCACCAAAGCCGAAGTCCTGGTCGACAAGTCACGCGACCGGGCCGAAGAACTGGCCGAGAGCGTCCAGAACGAAGACCTGAAACAGCTGTTGAAATTCTTCTGCGAAACCGTACTGGCCGAAGAAACCCCCGAGGTCAAACCCGATCTCCCGGTTCTGATGCCACAACCAATCGCCTAG
- a CDS encoding prenyltransferase/squalene oxidase repeat-containing protein: MSETISYQRVQAASQRVRDYLLSARNAAGHWEGELSTSALSTATAIMALEMIRRQRPAEDDSLDIYIEQGIRWLSRHQNPDGGWGDTVKSFSNISTTMLCHAAFHATKNTEHYVSHVVNARQYIDRVGGVKAVVERYGKDKTFSVPILTHCALAGLVKWKTIPALPFELSCLPHRFYKTVKLPVVSYALPALIAIGQVRHHFCKPRNPLLRLIRKLSVKRSLKKLIEIQPENGGFLEAAPLTSFVTMSLAGMGLVDHPVVQKGLAFLLDSVRPDGSWPIDTNLATWTTTLSVNALESTLSEFEKAPIRDWLIQQQYTELHPYTAAEPGGWAWTDLPGGVPDADDTPGAILALLNLQTEEAEEASPELRTSLRNGVNWLLDLQNSNGGWPTFCRGWGTLPFDQSAADISAHVLRALEAWLKTEATADESTLRKRATQAIERGFKYLATQQRADGSWLPLWFGNQHVDEDENPVYGTARVLAAYADEERRTTPQAEQAIQFMQSVQNSDGGWGGAEGAPSSVEETALAVDALLSVGLSLENPCLQQGLGWLLDRVETGTYTETTPIGFYFAKLWYFEQLYPVIFSVSALQRAETVFKKCPDEKFRLSLDAADSPIMSVKEK, translated from the coding sequence ATGAGTGAGACCATCTCCTACCAACGCGTGCAGGCAGCTTCGCAGCGGGTTCGCGATTACCTGCTGAGTGCCCGGAATGCCGCCGGCCACTGGGAAGGAGAACTCTCGACCTCAGCTCTCTCGACAGCCACCGCCATCATGGCTCTTGAGATGATCCGTCGGCAGCGTCCCGCCGAAGATGATTCGCTCGACATTTACATCGAACAGGGCATCCGCTGGCTGTCCCGGCACCAGAACCCCGATGGCGGCTGGGGTGACACCGTCAAGAGCTTCAGCAATATTTCCACCACGATGCTCTGTCACGCCGCCTTTCATGCGACGAAAAATACAGAGCACTATGTCTCCCACGTTGTCAACGCCCGTCAGTACATCGACCGGGTAGGAGGCGTTAAAGCTGTCGTGGAACGCTACGGCAAAGACAAAACGTTTTCCGTGCCGATCCTCACACACTGCGCCCTGGCGGGACTCGTTAAATGGAAAACCATTCCCGCGCTTCCGTTTGAACTCTCCTGTCTGCCGCATCGCTTTTATAAAACCGTCAAGCTTCCTGTGGTCAGCTACGCCCTGCCGGCACTGATCGCCATTGGTCAGGTCAGGCACCACTTCTGTAAGCCCCGCAATCCGCTTCTGCGGCTGATCCGCAAGCTGTCTGTCAAACGCAGTCTGAAAAAGCTGATTGAAATTCAACCCGAGAACGGCGGATTCCTCGAAGCCGCCCCGCTGACCAGTTTCGTCACCATGAGCCTGGCCGGCATGGGACTCGTCGATCATCCAGTCGTACAGAAAGGACTCGCGTTTCTGCTCGACTCCGTACGACCTGACGGCAGCTGGCCCATCGACACGAACCTCGCCACCTGGACGACGACGCTATCCGTCAACGCCCTGGAAAGCACGCTGTCGGAATTCGAAAAAGCTCCGATTCGCGACTGGCTGATCCAACAGCAATACACCGAACTTCATCCCTACACCGCAGCCGAACCGGGAGGCTGGGCCTGGACCGATCTGCCCGGCGGCGTACCCGATGCCGACGATACCCCCGGCGCCATTCTGGCCCTGTTGAACCTGCAGACAGAGGAAGCCGAAGAGGCCTCACCCGAATTGCGGACCTCTCTGCGGAACGGCGTCAACTGGTTGCTCGATCTGCAGAATTCCAACGGCGGCTGGCCCACCTTCTGTCGCGGTTGGGGAACGCTCCCCTTCGATCAAAGTGCCGCAGACATCTCGGCACACGTCCTGCGGGCGCTGGAAGCCTGGCTCAAAACAGAAGCCACAGCCGATGAGAGCACCCTGCGCAAACGAGCGACCCAGGCCATCGAACGCGGTTTCAAATATCTGGCCACACAACAACGCGCAGACGGATCCTGGCTGCCACTCTGGTTCGGTAATCAGCATGTCGACGAGGACGAGAACCCGGTCTACGGGACGGCACGCGTGCTGGCTGCCTACGCGGATGAAGAACGTCGTACTACGCCCCAGGCGGAACAGGCCATCCAGTTTATGCAAAGCGTACAGAATTCCGATGGCGGCTGGGGCGGCGCGGAAGGCGCACCGTCCAGCGTGGAAGAGACAGCTCTCGCCGTCGATGCCCTGTTGTCTGTGGGTCTATCACTGGAGAATCCCTGCCTGCAACAGGGGCTGGGCTGGTTGCTCGATCGCGTCGAAACAGGCACCTATACAGAAACCACACCCATCGGGTTTTACTTCGCCAAGCTCTGGTATTTCGAACAACTTTATCCAGTTATCTTCTCTGTTTCTGCCTTACAAAGGGCGGAAACGGTTTTTAAAAAATGTCCGGATGAGAAATTTAGATTGTCGCTTGATGCAGCAGATTCCCCTATAATGTCCGTAAAGGAAAAATAG